One genomic window of Solea solea chromosome 12, fSolSol10.1, whole genome shotgun sequence includes the following:
- the dusp6 gene encoding dual specificity protein phosphatase 6 — protein MLDKLRPVVQLDSVMAISKTVGWLREQLETRRDALLVMDCRAQELYESSHVDTAINVAIPSLMLRRLKKGNLPVRSLLSDGEDRERFVRRCKTDTIVLYDEYSREWNENVDGGSVLGLLLRRMKDEGYKAYYLEGGFSKFHTEYPALCETNLDGSHNSSSPTAQVLGLGGLRISSDSSDIESDIDRDPSSATDSDGSPLSNPQPSFPVEILPHLYLGCAKDSTNLDVLEEYGIKYILNVTPNLPNLFENAGEFKYKQIPISDHWSQNLSQFFPEAISFIDEARSQKCGVLVHCLAGISRSVTVTVAYLMQKLNLSMNDAYDIVKMKKSNISPNFNFMGQLLDFERTLGLKSPCDNRMAAPSQQLYFTTPTNHNVFQLDPLEST, from the exons ATGCTTGACAAGCTCAGGCCCGTCGTCCAGCTCGACTCGGTAATGGCGATCAGTAAGACGGTGGGCTGGCTGCGGGAGCAGCTGGAGACGCGCAGGGACGCGCTGCTCGTCATGGACTGTCGCGCCCAGGAGCTGTACGAGTCGTCGCACGTCGACACGGCCATCAACGTGGCCATCCCGAGCCTCATGCTCCGGCGGCTGAAGAAGGGCAACCTGCCCGTGCGGTCGCTGCTCTCCGACGGCGAGGACCGCGAGCGCTTCGTGCGGCGCTGCAAGACGGACACCATCGTGCTGTACGACGAGTACAGCCGCGAGTGGAACGAGAACGTGGACGGCGGCTCGGTGCTGGgtctgctgctgaggaggatGAAGGACGAAGGCTACAAGGCCTATTACCTGGAGG GTGGATTCAGTAAATTCCACACCGAGTACCCAGCTCTGTGTGAAACCAACCTGGACGGCTCCCACAACAGCAGCTCACCAACTGCCCAGGTGCTGGGCCTCGGGGGCCTGCGGATCAGCTCCGACTCCTCAGACATCGAGTCAGACATAGACCGGGACCCGAGCAGTGCCACCGACTCGGACGGCAGCCCGCTGTCCAACCCCCAGCCCTCCTTTCCCGTGGAGATCCTGCCGCACCTGTACCTGGGCTGCGCCAAAGACTCCACCAACCTGGACGTGCTGGAGGAGTACGGCATCAAGTACATCCTCAACGTCACCCCAAACCTGCCCAATCTTTTCGAGAACGCGGGGGAGTTTAAGTACAAGCAGATCCCCATCTCGGATCACTGGAGCCAGAATCTCTCTCAGTTCTTCCCTGAGGCCATCAGTTTTATCG ATGAAGCTCGCAGCCAGAAGTGCGGCGTCCTCGTCCACTGCCTCGCCGGCATTAGCCGCTCCGTCACAGTGACGGTGGCCTACCTGATGCAGAAGCTCAACCTGTCCATGAACGACGCCTACGACATTGTCAAGATGAAAAAGTCCAACATCTCTCCCAACTTCAACTTCATGGGCCAGCTCCTTGACTTTGAGCGCACTCTGGGCCTCAAAAGCCCGTGCGACAACCGCATGGCTGCGCCCAGCCAGCAGCTTTACTTCACCACGCCGACCAACCACAATGTCTTCCAGCTGGACCCGCTGGAGTCCACGTGA